From the Halorubellus sp. JP-L1 genome, one window contains:
- a CDS encoding amidohydrolase, producing MTVADDLLQHHPETILYGGTIRTVDEADSVAEAVAIRDGRFLAVGDTDEVRDLAGPETDERDLDGRTVIPGLIDSHLHLRQVGMDLDRVTLFDARRIADVLDAVEAEASSLPDGEWVLGGWGWHESQLDEERLPTRSELDEVAPDNPVFVPRGAHVAVVNTAAMELAGIDDDRADPDGGTIVRNPDTGKPNGVFLENARTELLEPVLPERGVDEYVADVERAMDELNSRGVTAAMEPGLEREELRAFQRVAVDGDPTVRTNMYVRVYEPDDVRDAGSYFHTGFGNEMLKVGGVKYMLDGGVEGARLSDPYRVVDEVQEQEDYHGHFLLPEGGEDALFEVFELAAERDHQVQTHVVGDAAIELLVDAYEAADEVRDIEPLRWTAMHVFLPTDDQIARMKDLGVLPTVQNHSTYLGRNMELLWGEERAAEAIPIRTLLDAGLTVGGGTDAPVVPWFPFESIWWMVTRNTVTAGTLGPEEAIEPEEALRLWTRDAAYTMHWEDEIGSIEPGKRADLAVLDRDVVTCDPEAIRDTEVELTMVGGDVVHDA from the coding sequence ATGACCGTCGCGGACGACCTCCTCCAGCATCACCCGGAGACGATCCTCTACGGCGGGACGATCAGGACGGTCGACGAGGCCGACAGCGTCGCGGAGGCGGTCGCGATCCGCGACGGTCGATTCCTCGCGGTCGGCGACACCGACGAGGTACGCGACCTCGCCGGCCCAGAGACCGACGAACGCGACCTCGACGGCCGCACGGTGATCCCTGGCCTGATCGACTCGCACCTCCACCTCCGGCAGGTCGGGATGGACCTCGACCGGGTGACGCTCTTCGACGCGCGACGCATCGCGGACGTCCTCGACGCCGTCGAGGCCGAAGCGTCGTCGCTCCCCGACGGCGAGTGGGTGCTCGGCGGCTGGGGCTGGCACGAGAGCCAGCTCGACGAGGAACGGCTCCCGACCCGGTCCGAACTCGACGAGGTCGCGCCGGACAACCCCGTGTTCGTTCCGCGGGGCGCGCACGTCGCCGTGGTGAACACCGCCGCGATGGAACTGGCGGGCATCGACGACGACCGCGCCGACCCCGACGGCGGGACCATCGTCCGGAACCCCGACACGGGCAAACCCAACGGCGTCTTCCTCGAGAACGCACGGACGGAACTCCTGGAGCCGGTGCTGCCCGAGCGCGGCGTCGACGAGTACGTCGCCGACGTCGAGCGCGCGATGGACGAACTGAACTCGCGGGGCGTCACGGCCGCGATGGAACCCGGCCTGGAGCGCGAGGAACTCCGGGCGTTCCAGCGCGTCGCCGTCGACGGCGACCCGACGGTCCGGACCAACATGTACGTCCGCGTGTACGAACCGGACGACGTCCGCGACGCGGGGAGTTACTTCCACACCGGCTTCGGGAACGAGATGCTGAAGGTCGGCGGCGTGAAGTACATGCTCGACGGCGGCGTCGAGGGAGCGCGACTCTCCGACCCGTACCGCGTCGTCGACGAGGTCCAGGAGCAGGAGGACTACCACGGGCACTTCCTCCTCCCTGAAGGCGGCGAGGACGCGCTCTTCGAGGTGTTCGAGCTCGCCGCCGAGCGCGACCACCAGGTCCAGACGCACGTCGTCGGCGACGCAGCGATCGAACTCCTGGTCGACGCGTACGAGGCCGCCGACGAGGTCCGCGACATCGAACCGCTCCGGTGGACGGCGATGCACGTCTTCCTCCCCACGGACGACCAGATCGCGCGCATGAAGGACCTCGGCGTCCTCCCGACCGTCCAGAACCACTCGACGTACCTCGGGCGGAACATGGAGCTCCTCTGGGGCGAGGAGCGCGCCGCAGAGGCCATCCCCATCCGCACGCTCCTCGACGCGGGGCTGACCGTCGGCGGCGGCACCGACGCGCCCGTCGTCCCCTGGTTCCCCTTCGAGTCGATCTGGTGGATGGTGACGCGGAACACCGTCACCGCGGGCACGCTCGGCCCGGAGGAGGCCATCGAGCCCGAGGAGGCGCTGCGCCTCTGGACGCGCGACGCCGCGTACACGATGCACTGGGAGGACGAGATCGGCTCCATCGAGCCCGGTAAACGCGCTGACTTGGCCGTCCTGGACCGCGACGTGGTGACCTGCGACCCAGAGGCGATCCGCGATACCGAGGTCGAACTCACGATGGTCGGCGGCGACGTCGTGCACGACGCCTGA
- a CDS encoding hydantoinase/oxoprolinase family protein translates to MTYVIGVDTGGTFTDTVVVDESGSRVTGKAETTPDDPTTGIVDSLTDATRELDRDLAGMLGDADVLFHGTTLTTNTVLERTGSDVGLLTTQGHRDALHVGRTTTRTTGLSEYEMQHYASQSKPDPIVPKQRIRELDERIDYKGAEIVEFDDEQAREAVRDLAADVDSLAVNLLWSFENPSHEQRVAEIVEEEAPDTPTYLSHEVTARLGEYERGATTAVNAYTAPVLEAYVDDLVDELGAAGLDAPIYLMKSTGGAMPLGDASTEAVATIMSGPTGGVIGSQFLGDEIGTENLICTDVGGTSFDVGLVIDGEIQTRPTTSVHQYTLYQLSVDVDSIGSGGGSVAWIDDGGALRVGPDSAGADPGPACYGLGGERPTVTDADLLLGYISPEYFLGGRRDLDVDAAEAAMREHVADPLDMSVEEAAAGVFEIVNGAMADLLRQMTIERGHDPREFSVLAYGGAGPLHASFYADELDAESVVVPLGDTASVFSAFGIASSDLNWVEEVSNPGVAPFDPDDLVGTFDDLEATIRESLDEQGVDDADVSVSREVDLRYQGQVHQVSVDVPTGDLAESDLEALLERWESKYESLYGSGSTYADADVELVNQRVLASASTTDPSLAPGDVDERADADRQDAQVGTRDVYWPEPSTFVETDIYDGERIAPDMEIAGPAIVQLPDTTVTIRPHQRADVDDYRNIVITEA, encoded by the coding sequence ATGACGTATGTGATTGGTGTCGACACAGGCGGGACGTTCACCGATACGGTGGTCGTCGACGAGAGCGGATCGCGGGTGACGGGGAAGGCCGAGACGACGCCCGACGACCCGACGACCGGGATCGTGGACTCGCTCACCGACGCGACCAGGGAACTCGACCGGGACCTGGCGGGGATGCTCGGCGACGCGGACGTCCTCTTCCACGGGACGACGCTCACGACGAACACCGTCCTCGAACGGACGGGGAGCGACGTCGGCCTCCTCACGACGCAGGGACATCGGGACGCGCTCCACGTCGGCCGGACGACCACGCGAACGACCGGCCTCAGCGAGTACGAGATGCAGCACTACGCCTCCCAGAGCAAGCCCGACCCGATCGTCCCGAAGCAACGGATCAGGGAACTCGACGAGCGCATCGACTACAAGGGCGCCGAGATCGTCGAATTCGACGACGAACAGGCCCGCGAAGCCGTCCGCGACCTGGCAGCGGACGTCGACAGCCTCGCGGTGAACCTCCTGTGGAGCTTCGAGAACCCGAGCCACGAGCAGCGCGTCGCCGAGATCGTCGAGGAAGAGGCCCCCGATACCCCAACCTACCTCTCTCACGAGGTGACCGCGCGCCTCGGCGAGTACGAGCGCGGTGCGACCACCGCGGTCAACGCGTACACCGCGCCCGTCCTCGAGGCGTACGTCGACGACCTCGTCGACGAACTCGGCGCGGCGGGCCTGGACGCCCCGATCTACCTCATGAAGAGCACGGGCGGCGCGATGCCGCTCGGGGACGCGTCGACGGAGGCCGTGGCGACCATCATGTCCGGCCCGACCGGAGGCGTCATCGGCTCGCAGTTCCTCGGCGACGAGATCGGGACGGAGAACCTCATCTGTACGGACGTCGGCGGGACGAGCTTCGACGTCGGGCTCGTCATCGACGGCGAGATCCAGACGCGCCCGACGACCTCGGTCCACCAGTACACGCTCTACCAGCTGTCCGTCGACGTCGACTCGATCGGGAGCGGCGGCGGTTCCGTCGCGTGGATCGACGACGGCGGTGCGCTCCGCGTCGGCCCGGACTCAGCGGGCGCGGACCCGGGTCCGGCGTGCTACGGACTCGGCGGGGAGCGGCCGACCGTGACCGACGCCGACCTCCTCCTGGGCTACATCAGCCCCGAGTACTTCCTCGGTGGTCGCCGCGACCTCGACGTCGACGCCGCGGAGGCAGCGATGCGAGAGCACGTCGCCGACCCGCTCGACATGAGCGTCGAGGAGGCCGCGGCGGGCGTCTTCGAGATCGTCAACGGCGCCATGGCGGACCTGCTCCGCCAGATGACCATCGAACGCGGCCACGACCCGCGGGAGTTCTCCGTGCTCGCCTACGGCGGCGCTGGCCCGCTGCACGCGTCGTTCTACGCGGACGAGCTCGACGCCGAGTCCGTCGTCGTCCCGCTCGGCGACACCGCCTCCGTGTTCTCCGCGTTCGGCATCGCGTCCTCGGACCTCAACTGGGTCGAGGAGGTGTCGAACCCCGGCGTCGCACCGTTCGACCCCGACGATCTCGTCGGCACGTTCGACGACCTCGAGGCGACCATCCGGGAGAGCCTCGACGAGCAGGGCGTCGACGACGCGGACGTCTCCGTGTCGCGCGAGGTCGACCTCCGGTACCAGGGCCAGGTCCACCAGGTCTCCGTCGACGTCCCGACCGGCGACCTCGCAGAGAGCGACCTCGAGGCCCTCCTCGAGCGGTGGGAATCGAAGTACGAGTCGCTGTACGGCAGCGGGTCGACGTACGCCGACGCGGACGTCGAACTCGTCAACCAGCGCGTGCTCGCGAGCGCGTCGACGACCGACCCCAGCCTCGCCCCCGGCGACGTCGACGAACGAGCGGACGCCGACCGACAGGACGCCCAGGTCGGGACGCGCGACGTCTACTGGCCGGAGCCCTCGACGTTCGTCGAGACGGACATCTACGACGGCGAGCGCATCGCTCCTGACATGGAGATCGCCGGCCCGGCCATCGTCCAGCTCCCCGACACCACCGTCACGATCCGACCGCACCAGCGAGCGGACGTCGACGACTACCGGAACATCGTCATCACGGAGGCCTAA